A genomic stretch from Mycobacterium malmoense includes:
- the mprA gene encoding two-component system response regulator MprA — protein sequence MRILVVDDDRAVRESLRRSLSFNGYSVELAHDGIEALEMIASDRPDALVLDVMMPRLDGLEVCRQLRSTGDDLPILVLTARDSVSERVAGLDAGADDYLPKPFALEELLARMRALLRRTKIDDAAESVAMKFLDLTLDPVTREVTRGQRRISLTRTEFALLEMLIANPRRVLTRSRILEEVWGFDFPTSGNALEVYVGYLRRKTEADGEPRLIHTVRGVGYVLRETPP from the coding sequence GTGCGCATACTTGTCGTCGACGACGATCGCGCGGTGCGCGAATCGCTGCGCAGGTCGCTTTCCTTCAACGGCTACTCGGTCGAGTTGGCTCACGACGGCATCGAGGCCCTCGAAATGATTGCCAGCGACCGGCCCGACGCGCTCGTCCTGGACGTGATGATGCCGCGTCTGGACGGTCTCGAGGTGTGTCGTCAGCTCCGCAGCACGGGCGACGACCTGCCGATCCTGGTGCTTACCGCCCGCGATTCGGTTTCCGAGCGAGTCGCCGGGCTCGACGCGGGCGCCGACGATTACCTGCCGAAGCCATTCGCCCTCGAAGAGCTCCTGGCGCGGATGCGGGCGCTGCTGCGCCGCACCAAGATCGACGATGCCGCCGAGTCGGTGGCCATGAAGTTCTTGGACCTGACCCTGGACCCGGTAACCCGCGAGGTCACCCGCGGGCAACGCCGGATCAGCCTGACCCGCACCGAATTCGCGTTGCTGGAAATGTTGATCGCCAATCCGCGCCGGGTGCTCACCCGCAGCCGCATCCTCGAGGAGGTGTGGGGATTCGACTTTCCCACCTCGGGCAATGCGCTGGAGGTCTACGTGGGGTACCTGCGCCGCAAAACCGAAGCCGACGGTGAGCCGCGACTGATCCACACGGTGCGCGGGGTCGGTTACGTCCTTCGGGAGACACCGCCCTGA
- the rpmF gene encoding 50S ribosomal protein L32, producing MAVPKRRMSRANTRSRRAQWKATKTELVGVTVAGQKHKVPRRLLKAARLGLIDLDRR from the coding sequence ATGGCCGTACCCAAGCGCAGGATGTCGCGCGCGAATACCCGGAGCCGTCGCGCGCAGTGGAAGGCCACGAAGACCGAGCTCGTCGGTGTGACGGTGGCAGGCCAGAAGCACAAGGTGCCCCGCCGGCTGCTCAAGGCGGCCCGCCTTGGTCTCATCGACCTCGACCGCCGCTAA
- a CDS encoding acyclic terpene utilization AtuA family protein, with amino-acid sequence MASAPGRLGAVRIANCSGFYGDRLSAMREMLTGGELDYLTGDYLAELTMLILGRGRMKHPDRGYAKTFLTQLEDCLGEAQDRGVRIVANAGGLNPAGLADAIRALAERLGVPARIAHVEGDDLLPRAAELGLGTPLTANAYLGAWGIVDCLHDGADVVVTGRVTDASVIVGAAAAHFGWGRADYDRLAGAVVAGHVIECGVQASGGNYSFFTEVSDLTHAGFPLAEVHSDGSSVITKHPGTGGLVSVDTVTAQLLYEITGARYANPDVTARMDSIELSADGPDRVRLSGVLGEPPPPTLKVSLNSIGGFRNAMTFVLTGLDIEAKADLVRRQLEAALTVKPAELQWSLARTDHTDADTEEAASALLHCVVRDPDPANVGRQFSSAAVELALASYPGFHVTAPPGEGQVYGVFTAGYVDAAQVPHIAVHADGTRVDIPCATDTVELAPAPDPPLPEPLPAGPARRVPLGRIVGARSGDKGGSANVGVWVRTDERWRWLANTLTVDLLKELLPEAADLDVTRHLLPNLRAVNFVIDGILGQGVAYQARFDPQAKGLGEWLRGRYVDIPERLL; translated from the coding sequence ATGGCCTCTGCTCCCGGTCGTCTCGGCGCCGTCCGGATCGCGAACTGCTCCGGGTTCTACGGCGACCGGCTATCGGCCATGCGCGAGATGCTCACCGGCGGCGAGCTGGACTATCTCACCGGCGACTACCTCGCCGAGCTCACCATGCTCATCCTGGGCCGCGGCCGGATGAAGCACCCCGACCGCGGCTACGCCAAGACCTTCCTGACGCAACTCGAGGACTGCCTGGGCGAGGCCCAAGACCGCGGGGTGCGCATCGTCGCCAATGCCGGCGGGCTCAACCCTGCCGGGCTGGCCGACGCGATCCGCGCCCTGGCCGAGCGGCTGGGCGTCCCGGCCCGGATCGCCCACGTCGAGGGCGACGACCTGTTGCCGCGCGCGGCGGAACTTGGCCTGGGGACGCCGCTGACGGCGAACGCCTACCTGGGCGCGTGGGGCATTGTCGATTGCCTCCACGACGGCGCCGACGTCGTCGTCACCGGCCGGGTCACCGACGCCTCGGTGATCGTCGGGGCCGCGGCCGCGCACTTCGGTTGGGGCCGTGCGGATTACGACCGACTCGCCGGAGCCGTGGTCGCCGGCCATGTGATCGAGTGCGGCGTCCAGGCCAGCGGCGGCAACTACTCTTTTTTCACCGAGGTCTCTGACCTGACCCACGCCGGTTTCCCACTGGCCGAGGTGCATTCCGACGGCTCGTCGGTGATCACCAAGCACCCCGGCACCGGCGGCCTGGTCAGCGTCGACACCGTCACCGCGCAGCTGCTCTACGAGATCACCGGCGCCCGTTACGCCAACCCCGACGTCACCGCCCGGATGGACAGCATCGAGCTGTCCGCGGACGGCCCCGACCGGGTCCGCCTCAGCGGCGTGCTCGGCGAACCGCCGCCGCCCACGCTGAAGGTGTCGCTGAACAGCATCGGCGGCTTCCGCAACGCCATGACGTTCGTGCTGACCGGCCTGGACATCGAGGCCAAGGCCGACTTGGTGCGCCGGCAGCTGGAAGCCGCTTTGACGGTGAAGCCCGCGGAGCTGCAATGGTCCCTGGCCCGCACCGACCACACCGACGCCGACACCGAAGAGGCCGCTAGCGCGCTGCTGCACTGCGTCGTCCGCGACCCCGACCCGGCCAACGTCGGACGCCAATTCTCCTCGGCCGCCGTGGAATTGGCGCTGGCCAGTTATCCGGGCTTCCACGTGACCGCCCCGCCGGGCGAAGGCCAGGTGTACGGCGTGTTCACCGCCGGCTACGTCGACGCCGCCCAGGTGCCGCACATCGCGGTGCACGCAGACGGAACCCGCGTCGACATCCCTTGCGCCACCGACACTGTGGAGTTGGCACCCGCTCCCGACCCGCCGTTGCCCGAGCCGTTGCCGGCCGGTCCGGCGCGCAGGGTGCCGCTGGGCCGGATCGTCGGCGCCCGCAGCGGCGACAAGGGCGGCTCCGCCAACGTCGGGGTGTGGGTCCGCACCGACGAACGATGGCGCTGGCTCGCCAACACGCTGACCGTCGACCTGCTCAAGGAGCTGCTGCCCGAGGCGGCGGACCTCGACGTCACCCGCCACCTGCTGCCCAACCTACGGGCGGTGAACTTCGTCATCGACGGCATCCTCGGCCAGGGCGTCGCCTACCAGGCACGATTCGACCCCCAGGCCAAGGGGCTGGGCGAATGGCTGCGCGGCCGCTACGTCGACATCCCGGAAAGGCTCTTATGA
- a CDS encoding acyl-CoA dehydrogenase family protein, with the protein MNLWTTPEREQLRKTVRSFTEREILPHIDEWERTGDLPRELHRRAGAAGLLGAGFPEAVGGGGGDGADSVIICEEMHQAGAPGGVFASLFTCGIAVPHMIASGDARLIDTFVRPTLAGEKIGALAITEPGGGSDVGHLRTTAVLDGNHYVVNGAKTYITSGVRADYVVTAVRTGGPGAAGVSLLVVEKGAPGFEVSRKLDKMGWRSSDTAELSFTEARVPAVNLVGAENSGFAQIAAAFVAERIGLAAQAYSSAQRCLDLSVQWCRDRETFGRPLISRQSVQNTLAEMARRIDVARVYARSVVERQLAGETNLIAAVCFAKNTAVEAGEWVANQAVQLFGGMGYMAESEVERQYRDMRILGIGGGTTEILTALAAKTLGYQS; encoded by the coding sequence ATGAATCTTTGGACCACTCCCGAGCGCGAGCAACTGCGAAAGACGGTGCGCTCCTTCACCGAACGCGAGATCCTGCCGCATATCGACGAGTGGGAGCGCACCGGAGACCTGCCGCGCGAGTTGCACCGGCGCGCGGGAGCGGCCGGGCTGTTGGGCGCGGGGTTTCCCGAAGCGGTCGGCGGGGGCGGCGGGGACGGCGCCGACTCGGTGATCATCTGCGAAGAGATGCATCAGGCCGGCGCACCGGGCGGGGTCTTCGCGTCGTTGTTCACGTGCGGCATCGCGGTGCCGCACATGATCGCCTCGGGCGACGCGCGGCTGATCGACACGTTCGTGCGGCCGACGCTGGCCGGCGAGAAGATCGGCGCGCTCGCCATCACCGAGCCCGGCGGCGGTTCCGACGTCGGGCACCTGCGCACCACCGCGGTGTTGGACGGCAATCACTATGTGGTCAACGGCGCCAAGACCTACATCACCTCGGGAGTGCGCGCCGACTACGTGGTCACGGCGGTGCGCACGGGCGGCCCTGGCGCCGCGGGGGTTTCGCTGCTGGTGGTCGAGAAGGGTGCACCGGGCTTTGAGGTCAGCCGCAAGCTGGACAAGATGGGCTGGCGGTCCTCCGACACCGCCGAGCTCTCCTTCACCGAGGCGCGGGTGCCGGCTGTCAACCTCGTCGGCGCCGAGAACAGCGGGTTCGCCCAGATCGCCGCGGCTTTCGTCGCCGAGCGGATCGGCCTTGCCGCGCAGGCGTATTCGAGCGCGCAGCGGTGCCTGGACCTGAGCGTTCAGTGGTGCCGCGACCGGGAGACGTTCGGTCGCCCGTTGATATCCCGGCAGTCGGTGCAGAACACCCTGGCCGAGATGGCCCGCCGCATTGACGTCGCGCGGGTGTATGCGCGCAGCGTGGTGGAGCGCCAACTGGCCGGGGAGACGAACCTGATCGCGGCGGTGTGCTTCGCCAAGAACACCGCCGTCGAGGCCGGGGAATGGGTTGCCAACCAAGCCGTCCAGTTATTTGGGGGGATGGGCTATATGGCCGAATCCGAAGTCGAACGCCAATATCGAGACATGCGGATCCTGGGCATCGGCGGCGGGACCACCGAAATCCTGACCGCGCTGGCCGCCAAGACCCTTGGGTATCAATCATGA
- a CDS encoding acyl-CoA carboxylase subunit beta — translation MLQSALDPNSAAYTDAASTAATRLEEIDAELAKALAGGGPKYVERHHARGKLTPRERIELLVDPDSPFLELSPLAAYGSAFQIGASLVTGIGAVSGVECMIVANDPTVKGGTSNPWTLRKILRANQIAFQNRLPVISLVESGGADLPTQKEIFIPGGQMFRDLTRLSAAGIPTIALVFGNSTAGGAYVPGMSDHVVMIKERSKVFLAGPPLVKMATGEESDDESLGGAEMHARTSGLADYFALDELDAIRIGRRIVARLNWVKRGPSPGPVTEPLLDAEELIGIVPADLRIPFDPREVIARIVDGSDFDEFKALYGSSLVTGWARLHGYPLGILANARGVLFSEESQKAAQFIQLANRSDTPLLFLHNTTGYMVGKDYEEGGMIKHGAMMINAVSNSTVPHISLLIGASYGAGHYGMCGRAYDPRFLFAWPSAKSAVMGGAQLAGVLSIVARAAAEARGQQVDEEADAAMRAAVEGQIEAESLPLVLSGMLYDDGVIDPRDTRTVLGMCLSAIANGPIKGTSNFGVFRM, via the coding sequence GTGCTGCAGTCCGCCCTCGACCCGAACTCCGCCGCCTACACCGACGCGGCGTCGACGGCGGCCACCAGGCTCGAAGAGATCGACGCCGAACTCGCCAAAGCGCTTGCGGGTGGGGGCCCGAAGTATGTCGAGCGCCACCATGCGCGGGGCAAGCTGACGCCCCGGGAGCGCATCGAGCTGCTCGTCGACCCGGATTCTCCGTTCCTGGAGCTGAGTCCGCTCGCGGCCTATGGCAGCGCCTTCCAGATCGGCGCCAGCCTGGTGACCGGCATCGGCGCGGTCTCGGGTGTGGAATGCATGATCGTCGCCAACGATCCCACCGTCAAAGGCGGCACCAGCAACCCGTGGACACTGCGAAAGATCCTGCGGGCCAACCAGATCGCGTTTCAGAACCGGCTCCCGGTCATTTCCCTGGTGGAATCCGGCGGGGCGGACCTGCCCACCCAGAAGGAGATCTTCATTCCCGGCGGGCAGATGTTCCGCGACCTGACCCGCCTGTCAGCGGCCGGAATCCCTACCATCGCCCTGGTTTTCGGCAACTCCACCGCGGGCGGGGCCTATGTTCCCGGGATGTCGGACCACGTGGTGATGATCAAGGAACGCTCGAAGGTGTTCCTGGCCGGTCCCCCGCTGGTGAAGATGGCCACCGGCGAGGAATCCGACGACGAATCCCTGGGTGGCGCCGAAATGCATGCCCGCACCTCGGGTTTGGCCGACTACTTCGCGCTCGACGAGCTCGACGCGATCCGGATCGGACGCCGCATCGTCGCCCGGCTGAACTGGGTCAAGCGGGGGCCCTCCCCGGGGCCTGTGACCGAGCCGCTGCTCGATGCCGAGGAGCTGATCGGCATCGTGCCCGCGGATCTGCGGATCCCGTTCGACCCGCGGGAGGTGATCGCCCGCATCGTCGACGGCTCCGACTTCGATGAGTTCAAAGCCTTGTACGGATCGTCGCTGGTGACCGGCTGGGCCCGGTTGCATGGCTACCCGCTCGGCATCCTGGCCAACGCGCGCGGCGTGCTGTTCAGCGAGGAGTCGCAGAAGGCCGCGCAGTTCATCCAACTGGCCAACCGCTCCGACACGCCACTGTTGTTCCTGCACAACACCACCGGATACATGGTGGGCAAGGACTACGAAGAAGGCGGCATGATCAAGCACGGGGCGATGATGATCAACGCCGTGTCCAACTCGACCGTCCCGCACATCTCGCTGCTGATCGGCGCGTCGTATGGCGCGGGCCACTACGGCATGTGCGGGCGCGCCTACGACCCCCGATTCCTGTTCGCCTGGCCCAGCGCCAAATCCGCGGTGATGGGCGGCGCCCAGCTGGCGGGCGTGCTCTCGATCGTGGCCCGCGCGGCCGCCGAAGCCCGCGGGCAGCAGGTCGACGAGGAGGCCGACGCCGCGATGCGAGCCGCCGTCGAGGGCCAGATCGAGGCCGAGTCGCTGCCGCTGGTGTTGTCCGGGATGCTCTACGACGACGGGGTGATCGACCCGCGCGACACCCGAACCGTGCTGGGAATGTGTTTGTCCGCCATCGCCAATGGCCCGATCAAGGGGACGTCGAACTTCGGCGTCTTCCGGATGTGA
- a CDS encoding acetyl/propionyl/methylcrotonyl-CoA carboxylase subunit alpha, giving the protein MSITRVLVANRGEIARRVFATCRRLGLGTVAVYTDPDAGAAHVAEADARVRLPNTSGYLNAEAIIAAARAAGADAVHPGYGFLSENATFAAAVHEAGLTWVGPPVDAVRAMGSKIESKKLMAAAGVPVLDELDPDTVTAAQLPVLVKASAGGGGRGMRVVRELSALPAEVEAARREAQSAFGDPTVFCERYLPTGHHVEVQVLTDTHGTVWAVGERECSIQRRHQKIIEEAPSPLVERTPGMRAKLFDAARLAAAAIGYTGAGTVEFLADGDGEFYFLEMNTRLQVEHPVTEETTGLDLVELQLAIADGGRLDAEPPATRGRSIEARLYAEDPAHGWQPQAGAVHTFEVPAARAQFRTLGHRTGIRLDSGIIDGSTVSIHYDPMLAKVISYAPTRRQSALVLADALARARLHGMRTNRELLVNVLRHPAFLDGATDTAFFDTHDLARLSAPLTDATTVRLSAIAAALADAAHNRSTAGVFGSIPSGWRNLPSGYQVKSYRDDEDNELRIEYRFTRNGLVLPGDESVRLVSGTASEVVLADGDGVAYSFAVARYGQDIYVDSARGPVHLVALPRFPEPGSTLEKGSLVAPMPGNVIRLGAAIGETVTAGQPLIWLEAMKMEHTITAPSDGVLTQLNVDTGQQVEVGAVLARVEAPQNARAKGDPQ; this is encoded by the coding sequence ATGTCGATCACTCGAGTGCTGGTGGCGAACCGGGGCGAGATCGCCCGCCGGGTGTTTGCGACCTGCCGGCGGCTGGGCCTGGGCACCGTCGCCGTCTACACCGACCCGGACGCCGGGGCGGCGCACGTCGCTGAGGCCGACGCGCGCGTGCGGCTGCCGAATACCTCTGGCTATCTGAATGCCGAGGCGATCATCGCGGCGGCCCGCGCCGCCGGCGCCGACGCGGTGCACCCCGGCTACGGATTCCTTTCGGAGAACGCCACCTTCGCGGCCGCCGTCCACGAGGCGGGCCTGACCTGGGTCGGCCCACCGGTGGACGCGGTGCGGGCGATGGGCTCCAAGATCGAGTCCAAGAAGCTCATGGCCGCGGCCGGAGTGCCGGTGCTCGACGAACTCGACCCCGACACGGTCACCGCGGCGCAGCTGCCGGTGCTGGTCAAGGCGTCCGCGGGCGGCGGTGGCCGCGGCATGCGGGTGGTGCGCGAATTGTCCGCGCTGCCGGCCGAAGTCGAGGCCGCACGGCGCGAGGCACAGTCAGCCTTCGGCGACCCGACCGTGTTCTGCGAGCGCTACCTACCCACCGGACACCATGTCGAGGTCCAGGTCCTCACCGATACCCACGGCACGGTGTGGGCCGTTGGGGAACGGGAATGCTCGATTCAGCGCCGCCACCAGAAGATCATCGAGGAGGCCCCCTCGCCGCTGGTCGAGCGCACACCGGGCATGCGCGCCAAGCTGTTCGACGCGGCCCGGCTGGCCGCCGCGGCAATCGGCTACACCGGGGCCGGGACGGTGGAGTTCCTCGCCGATGGTGACGGCGAATTCTACTTCCTGGAGATGAACACCCGGCTGCAGGTCGAGCACCCGGTCACCGAGGAGACCACCGGCCTCGACCTCGTCGAGCTGCAGCTCGCCATCGCCGACGGCGGCCGGCTCGATGCCGAACCGCCCGCCACGCGGGGGCGTTCGATCGAGGCCCGGCTCTACGCCGAAGATCCCGCGCACGGCTGGCAACCGCAGGCCGGCGCGGTGCACACGTTCGAAGTGCCGGCGGCTCGGGCGCAGTTCCGCACGCTGGGACACCGCACCGGGATCCGGCTGGACTCCGGCATTATTGACGGCTCCACGGTATCCATCCACTACGACCCGATGTTGGCCAAGGTCATCTCGTACGCCCCCACGCGCCGGCAATCGGCGCTGGTGCTCGCCGACGCGCTGGCCCGCGCCCGCCTGCACGGGATGCGCACCAACCGCGAGCTGCTCGTGAACGTGCTGCGGCATCCGGCGTTTCTTGACGGGGCCACGGACACCGCGTTTTTCGACACCCACGACCTGGCGCGGCTGTCCGCGCCGCTGACCGACGCCACCACGGTCCGCTTATCGGCGATCGCCGCCGCGCTCGCGGACGCCGCGCACAACCGCTCAACAGCCGGGGTGTTCGGCTCGATCCCCAGTGGCTGGCGCAACCTGCCGTCCGGCTATCAAGTCAAGAGCTACCGTGACGACGAGGACAACGAACTCCGGATCGAATATCGATTCACCAGAAACGGATTGGTGCTTCCAGGCGACGAGTCGGTGCGGCTGGTCTCGGGCACGGCGAGCGAGGTGGTGCTGGCCGACGGCGACGGGGTGGCCTACAGTTTCGCGGTTGCCCGCTACGGCCAGGACATCTATGTCGATTCGGCGCGCGGGCCCGTTCACCTGGTCGCGCTGCCGCGGTTCCCGGAGCCGGGCTCGACCCTCGAAAAGGGTTCATTGGTTGCGCCCATGCCCGGCAACGTCATCCGGCTTGGCGCTGCGATCGGCGAGACCGTCACCGCCGGCCAGCCGCTGATCTGGCTGGAGGCGATGAAGATGGAACACACCATCACCGCGCCGTCCGACGGCGTGCTCACCCAGCTCAACGTCGACACCGGTCAGCAAGTCGAAGTGGGCGCCGTCCTCGCGAGAGTGGAAGCGCCTCAAAATGCTCGAGCAAAAGGAGATCCACAGTGA
- a CDS encoding acyl-CoA dehydrogenase family protein: MTDTSFVESEERRALRKAVAEWASNYGSEYYLEKARAHEHTTELWSEAGKLGFLGVNLPEEYGGGGAGMYELSLVMEEMAAAGSALLLMVVSPAINGTIISKFGTDEQKKRWIPAIADGSLTMAFAITEPDAGSNSHKIVTTARRDGGDWILKGQKVFISGVDQAQAVLVVGRTYKDTGAKSESLRPALFVVPTDAPGFTYTPIEMELISPERQFQVFLDDVRLPADALVGAEDAAIAQLFAGLNPERIMGAASSVGMGRFALKKAVDYVKTRQVWSTPIGAHQGLSHPLAQCHIEIELAKLMMQKAATLYDAGDDAGAAEAANMAKYAAAEAATRSVDQAVQSLGGNGLTKEYGVAAMLASARLGRIAPISREMVLNFVAQTSLGLPRSY, from the coding sequence GTGACCGATACCAGCTTCGTCGAAAGCGAGGAACGCCGGGCCCTGCGCAAGGCGGTGGCCGAATGGGCGTCCAACTACGGCAGCGAGTACTACCTCGAAAAGGCGCGGGCACACGAACACACCACCGAATTATGGTCCGAAGCAGGAAAACTCGGCTTTCTCGGGGTGAACCTGCCCGAGGAGTACGGCGGTGGCGGCGCCGGAATGTACGAGCTGTCGCTGGTGATGGAGGAAATGGCGGCCGCGGGTAGCGCGCTGCTGCTGATGGTGGTATCGCCCGCCATCAACGGCACCATCATCAGCAAGTTCGGCACCGACGAGCAGAAGAAGCGCTGGATTCCGGCCATCGCCGACGGCTCCCTGACGATGGCTTTCGCGATCACCGAGCCGGACGCCGGATCCAACTCGCACAAGATCGTCACCACCGCCCGGCGCGACGGCGGCGACTGGATCCTGAAGGGCCAGAAGGTCTTTATCTCCGGCGTCGACCAGGCGCAGGCGGTGCTGGTGGTGGGTCGCACGTACAAAGACACGGGGGCCAAGTCCGAATCGCTCAGGCCGGCGTTGTTCGTGGTGCCCACCGACGCGCCCGGCTTCACCTACACGCCGATCGAGATGGAGCTGATCAGCCCCGAGCGCCAATTTCAGGTTTTCCTCGACGATGTCCGGCTTCCTGCCGACGCGCTGGTCGGAGCCGAGGACGCCGCCATCGCACAGCTTTTCGCCGGCCTGAACCCCGAGCGCATCATGGGCGCGGCCAGCTCGGTCGGCATGGGCCGGTTCGCGCTGAAAAAGGCCGTCGATTACGTCAAGACCCGCCAGGTCTGGTCCACGCCCATCGGCGCCCACCAAGGGCTGTCACATCCGTTGGCGCAGTGCCACATTGAGATCGAACTCGCGAAGCTGATGATGCAGAAGGCCGCGACGCTCTACGACGCCGGCGACGACGCGGGCGCGGCCGAGGCCGCCAACATGGCCAAGTACGCCGCCGCCGAGGCAGCCACCCGCTCGGTCGACCAGGCCGTGCAGTCTTTGGGTGGCAACGGGCTGACCAAAGAATATGGCGTCGCCGCCATGCTGGCCTCGGCGCGGCTCGGTCGGATCGCCCCGATCAGTCGCGAGATGGTGCTGAACTTCGTCGCGCAGACGTCGCTGGGCCTGCCTCGAAGCTACTGA
- a CDS encoding enoyl-CoA hydratase family protein, whose product MENRLVEYAGPADAGGPFARLTLNSPHNRNALSGALVGQLHQGLRDAAADPAVRVVVLGHTGGTFCAGADLSEASGGDPFDVAVSRARELTALLRAIVESPLPVIAAVNGHVRAGGFGLIGACDIAVAGPRSTFALTEARIGVAPAIISLTLLPKMSARAAARYYLTGETFDAAQATEIGLVTMAIDDVDAAVGKLVADVSRGSPQGLAASKALTTAVVLEGFDRDAERLTEESARLFVSDEAREGMLAFLQKRPPSWVPLG is encoded by the coding sequence ATGGAAAATCGTCTCGTCGAGTATGCCGGCCCCGCCGACGCCGGCGGCCCGTTCGCGCGGCTGACGCTGAACTCCCCGCACAACCGCAATGCGCTGTCTGGCGCGCTCGTCGGCCAGTTGCATCAGGGACTGCGTGACGCCGCGGCCGACCCGGCGGTGCGGGTGGTGGTGCTGGGCCATACCGGCGGCACCTTCTGTGCCGGCGCGGATTTGAGTGAGGCCAGCGGCGGCGACCCTTTCGACGTGGCCGTCTCTCGGGCCCGCGAACTGACGGCGCTGTTGCGTGCCATCGTCGAATCGCCGCTGCCGGTGATCGCCGCCGTCAACGGGCATGTCCGCGCCGGCGGGTTCGGCCTGATCGGTGCCTGCGACATCGCGGTCGCCGGCCCGCGCAGCACCTTCGCGCTCACCGAGGCGCGGATCGGCGTTGCCCCGGCGATCATCTCGCTGACCCTGCTGCCGAAGATGTCGGCGCGGGCCGCGGCGCGCTACTACCTGACGGGCGAGACGTTCGATGCGGCGCAGGCCACCGAAATTGGCTTGGTCACAATGGCGATCGACGACGTGGACGCCGCGGTGGGGAAGCTGGTCGCCGACGTGAGCCGCGGTTCTCCCCAGGGTCTTGCCGCGTCGAAGGCGCTGACCACAGCCGTCGTGCTCGAAGGGTTCGACCGCGATGCCGAACGGCTCACCGAGGAGTCGGCCCGGTTGTTCGTCTCCGACGAAGCCCGCGAGGGCATGCTGGCGTTCTTGCAGAAACGCCCGCCTAGTTGGGTGCCGCTCGGCTGA
- a CDS encoding DUF1707 SHOCT-like domain-containing protein, whose amino-acid sequence MSNSAQRDARDTRDEASRAADTDRIQIAQLLAYAAEQGRLQLKDYEDRLTRAYAATTYEELDQLRADLPGAPVSPRRGGKPNPAPSTLLLALMSGFERRGRWNVPKKLTTFSFCGGGVVDLRYADFTSTEVDIHAISIMGVQNILLPPEVNVEIHGRGLMGGFDRNVVGKGTPGAPKVNIHGFSLWGGVGIKRKSRKPRP is encoded by the coding sequence ATGAGCAACTCAGCGCAACGCGATGCGAGGGACACACGCGACGAAGCGTCGCGTGCGGCCGACACCGATCGCATCCAGATTGCGCAGTTGCTGGCGTACGCAGCGGAGCAGGGGCGCCTGCAGCTGAAAGACTATGAAGACCGCCTAACCAGGGCGTATGCGGCGACCACGTACGAAGAGCTGGATCAGCTCAGGGCCGACCTGCCGGGCGCGCCGGTAAGCCCACGCAGGGGCGGCAAACCCAATCCGGCGCCGTCCACGTTGCTGCTTGCCCTGATGAGCGGGTTCGAGCGGCGCGGCCGATGGAACGTGCCGAAGAAGCTCACCACCTTCAGCTTCTGCGGGGGCGGGGTGGTGGATCTGCGCTACGCCGACTTCACCTCGACCGAGGTCGACATTCACGCGATCTCGATCATGGGCGTGCAGAACATCTTGCTGCCTCCCGAAGTCAACGTCGAAATCCACGGTCGCGGCCTGATGGGCGGCTTCGACCGCAACGTCGTGGGCAAGGGCACGCCCGGCGCGCCGAAGGTGAACATTCACGGCTTCTCGTTGTGGGGCGGTGTGGGCATCAAGCGCAAATCCCGCAAGCCTCGCCCGTAA